The following are encoded together in the Pedobacter sp. D749 genome:
- a CDS encoding cation diffusion facilitator family transporter: protein MSVKKKAIIISLVVSVVLMLAKFAAYFITGSNAILTDAAESIVNVIAGSFAFYSIYLSTRPRDENHPYGHGKVEFFSAFVEGILILIAGVVIIFKSSYNLIYPHVVGELLTGTLIIGITGLINLIVGLYLVNVGKNEHSVTLQADGEHLLTDTYTSGAIVIGLILIQLTNIIWLDSLLSCLVGFYIIYSGYKLTRGSVGGLMDESDFTLVEEVVEVLQKNRHNPWIDVHNLRTQQYGPEFHIDCHVTLPYYFDLNKVHREISQIDELINKNGFRKAELFIHADPCLPECCNYCHMSECPVRAEAFKKEIVWTPEIVIKNKKHFENELL from the coding sequence GTGTCGGTAAAAAAGAAAGCGATAATAATTTCTCTGGTGGTGAGTGTGGTACTGATGCTGGCCAAGTTTGCAGCGTATTTTATTACGGGATCAAATGCAATCTTAACAGATGCAGCAGAAAGCATTGTAAATGTAATAGCCGGGAGTTTTGCTTTTTACAGCATCTACCTGAGTACCCGACCCCGCGACGAAAATCATCCTTACGGACATGGTAAAGTTGAATTTTTCTCGGCTTTTGTTGAAGGAATATTGATTTTGATAGCTGGAGTGGTTATTATTTTCAAATCGTCGTATAACCTGATTTATCCTCATGTAGTAGGTGAGCTTTTAACCGGAACGCTGATCATTGGCATTACGGGCTTGATTAATCTGATTGTTGGCTTGTACCTTGTAAACGTAGGTAAAAATGAGCATTCGGTTACTTTGCAGGCTGATGGCGAACATTTATTGACGGATACGTATACCAGTGGAGCGATTGTGATTGGATTGATCTTAATTCAGTTGACAAATATTATTTGGCTGGATAGCTTACTCTCTTGTTTAGTAGGCTTTTACATTATTTATTCTGGTTATAAACTCACGCGTGGTTCGGTGGGTGGTTTAATGGATGAAAGCGATTTTACACTGGTTGAAGAGGTCGTTGAAGTGTTGCAAAAGAACAGACATAATCCCTGGATTGATGTACATAATTTACGTACTCAGCAATATGGTCCTGAATTTCATATCGATTGCCACGTAACGTTGCCTTACTATTTTGATTTAAATAAAGTTCACCGCGAAATCTCTCAGATTGACGAACTGATCAATAAAAATGGCTTTCGTAAAGCAGAGCTTTTTATACATGCAGATCCATGTTTACCTGAATGCTGTAATTATTGCCACATGAGCGAATGTCCGGTAAGGGCAGAGGCCTTTAAAAAAGAAATTGTGTGGACGCCTGAAATAGTAATCAAAAATAAAAAGCATTTCGAAAATGAGCTACTTTAA